A single genomic interval of Aegicerativicinus sediminis harbors:
- a CDS encoding ABC-F family ATP-binding cassette domain-containing protein, translating into MNYLTATAISKSYGELQLFSDLSFSIHKDDKIAFVAKNGSGKTSILNILAGLDSPDSGEITMRNGLKMVYLPQMPQFDGNATITESIFNRDLPILKVIQQYELALEHAEDAEAYQKAFEQMEIHNAWEFELRYKQLLSKLQLEDTQQQIKTLSGGQKKRLALAQALLSDPDLLLLDEPTNHLDLDMIEWLEDYFKKSQMTLFMVTHDRYFLERVCNEIIELDEGQLFTYKGNYSYYLEQKDARIERFETETQKAQQLYKTELDWMRRQPKARTTKAKSRIDDFDDIKTRALQRRKDHAVQLEINMERLGSKIVELHNLSKSYGDTKLLDRFDYVFKKGERIGIIGKNGTGKSTFLNLITDLVQPDGGKVVIGETVKFGYYRQAGIEIKEGQKVIEVIREFGDYIPLTKGRQISAQQLLERFLFDRKKQYDYVEKLSGGEQKRLYLCTVLIQNPNFLILDEPTNDLDIVTLNILENFLLDYPGCLLVVSHDRYFMDKIVDHLFVFEGNGKVSDFPGNYSDYRELHEQLPDGNEVLDDSETEKTSKDSKERLSYNEQKELNNLESKIRSLEKDKLALEAKFHDTSLDTMQIETLSKELEQLMSQIEEKEVRWLELSEKLDA; encoded by the coding sequence TTGAACTACCTTACGGCTACCGCTATTTCTAAATCTTATGGAGAATTACAGCTATTCTCTGACCTTTCTTTTAGCATCCATAAGGATGATAAGATTGCATTTGTGGCTAAAAATGGCAGCGGCAAAACCTCCATTTTAAACATATTAGCGGGATTAGATTCTCCCGATTCTGGTGAGATTACCATGCGTAACGGACTGAAAATGGTCTATCTCCCCCAAATGCCTCAATTTGATGGGAATGCGACTATCACGGAAAGTATATTTAATCGCGATTTGCCTATCCTAAAGGTTATTCAACAGTATGAGTTGGCTTTAGAACATGCCGAGGATGCCGAGGCTTATCAAAAAGCTTTCGAGCAAATGGAAATCCATAATGCATGGGAATTTGAATTGCGCTACAAACAGTTGCTTTCAAAATTGCAATTGGAGGATACCCAACAACAAATTAAAACCTTATCGGGAGGTCAAAAGAAACGATTGGCATTGGCACAGGCTCTTTTAAGTGATCCTGATTTGTTGTTGCTCGACGAGCCTACCAACCATCTAGATCTAGACATGATCGAGTGGCTAGAAGATTACTTTAAAAAGAGCCAGATGACTTTGTTTATGGTGACCCACGACCGCTATTTTTTAGAACGGGTCTGTAATGAGATCATTGAATTAGACGAAGGCCAACTCTTTACTTATAAAGGGAATTACAGCTATTATCTTGAACAAAAGGATGCCCGAATAGAGCGATTTGAAACCGAAACCCAAAAAGCCCAACAACTTTACAAAACAGAGCTCGATTGGATGCGCCGACAGCCAAAAGCGAGAACCACCAAAGCCAAAAGTCGCATAGACGATTTCGACGATATTAAAACGCGTGCGTTACAAAGACGTAAAGATCATGCGGTACAGCTTGAAATAAATATGGAACGTCTGGGCAGTAAGATTGTCGAGCTTCATAATTTAAGTAAGTCTTATGGCGATACTAAATTGCTTGATCGTTTTGATTATGTATTTAAAAAAGGCGAACGTATCGGTATAATTGGGAAAAATGGCACAGGAAAATCTACCTTTTTAAATTTGATTACCGACCTTGTTCAACCAGATGGTGGTAAAGTGGTGATTGGGGAAACGGTTAAATTTGGTTATTATCGTCAAGCTGGAATTGAGATCAAAGAAGGTCAGAAAGTCATTGAAGTAATTCGTGAATTTGGCGACTATATTCCTCTTACCAAAGGCCGACAAATCTCCGCCCAACAATTGTTAGAGCGTTTTTTATTTGATCGTAAAAAGCAATATGACTATGTTGAAAAATTAAGTGGCGGTGAGCAAAAGCGGTTGTACCTCTGTACCGTACTTATTCAAAATCCGAATTTCTTAATATTGGATGAACCGACCAATGATTTGGATATTGTTACTCTGAACATATTGGAGAATTTTCTATTAGACTATCCCGGTTGCTTATTGGTTGTGTCTCACGACCGTTATTTTATGGATAAAATCGTAGATCATCTGTTTGTATTTGAAGGAAATGGCAAAGTATCTGATTTTCCAGGGAATTATTCAGATTATAGGGAACTGCATGAGCAACTTCCTGATGGCAATGAGGTCTTAGACGATTCGGAAACGGAAAAAACTTCAAAGGATTCAAAAGAACGTCTTAGTTATAATGAACAAAAGGAATTGAATAATTTGGAATCCAAAATAAGAAGTTTAGAAAAGGATAAGTTGGCATTGGAAGCAAAATTCCATGACACTTCTTTAGATACCATGCAAATTGAAACACTATCAAAAGAATTGGAACAATTGATGTCCCAAATAGAAGAAAAGGAAGTACGTTGGTTGGAACTATCTGAAAAATTAGACGCCTAA
- a CDS encoding polysaccharide biosynthesis/export family protein — protein sequence MKNVSAVIVLLLVGILSSCIPHKDTVYYQNKSTATDTINLLVEQQKPYRVQINDILNIQVKALDQENVAIFNPIGDANLNASSAERAYFDGFTVDTHGNIRVPTLGYINVLGRTTEEIQKMIEEQLLVEQFKETANIFVTVKLAGLRYSASGEVGSPGTQTLFQERVNIYQAIANVGEITDFGNRKDVHIIRQYPQGQQIHHLDLTDVQVMESPFYFVQPNDMIYVPPLKQKAIGLGTNGIQTFTTILAVITSISSIILLTTRL from the coding sequence ATGAAAAACGTTTCCGCTGTAATTGTACTGCTATTGGTAGGTATTCTTAGCTCCTGTATACCCCATAAAGATACCGTCTATTACCAAAATAAATCCACTGCCACCGATACTATTAATCTATTGGTTGAGCAGCAGAAACCATATAGGGTGCAGATCAATGATATTTTAAATATTCAGGTAAAGGCCTTGGACCAAGAAAATGTAGCCATTTTTAATCCGATAGGCGATGCTAATTTAAATGCTTCCTCTGCTGAAAGGGCTTATTTTGATGGTTTTACGGTAGACACTCATGGAAATATCCGTGTGCCAACTTTGGGTTATATCAATGTATTGGGCCGTACCACGGAGGAAATCCAAAAAATGATCGAGGAGCAATTGTTGGTGGAGCAGTTTAAGGAAACAGCCAACATTTTTGTGACAGTAAAATTAGCGGGTCTGCGTTATTCTGCTAGTGGGGAGGTGGGTAGCCCGGGTACTCAAACACTGTTTCAAGAACGGGTAAATATTTACCAAGCCATTGCCAATGTTGGGGAGATAACGGATTTTGGCAATAGAAAAGATGTGCATATTATAAGGCAGTATCCTCAGGGGCAGCAAATCCATCATTTAGATTTAACGGATGTTCAGGTGATGGAATCCCCGTTTTATTTTGTACAGCCTAATGATATGATCTATGTACCACCTTTAAAACAAAAAGCAATAGGACTTGGTACTAATGGTATACAAACCTTTACTACTATTTTGGCAGTGATTACAAGTATTTCTTCTATTATTTTATTAACTACTCGTTTATAA
- a CDS encoding polysaccharide biosynthesis tyrosine autokinase: MEQQEFDHKEPVGGIFFDFRGFIFKILHNWKLVLLCVGAAMMIAYFINVRKQNVYKLSALMAVESDQNPFFTANTSISFNWGGTSAKVGKLITSLKTRSHNELVVDSLQYYMDYLTQGKYRLVDIYKEAPFEFKIDLTKPQLLGRPIEIHFIDANTFEVRTEFEGSGGQGQRYLDKSKIAVQLPVGPFSKTFKLDSPIELPFLNGIITRRPGKQILPGKSFYLRFSNFDGVVNGYKTGMIVNPVSTSANSILELSLAGTNKNKIVDYLNATAAILARTELERKNLYATNTIRFIDSTLNSVNTDLKDVTNQMNQFRKENKLFNVSNEMTELSSKLRTLDLQKEEEQRKITYLTSLENYLRTKTDYTNIAAPTSVGITESNILSSVSKITQMAIERQNLEYTTREGSPLFEDLDRRIDAEKNVLLETISSTKNTINYNLNSINNSLAQMEAELRNLPEDEQEYLKIQRQLDISQEVYNTYMAKRGEAAIVKAANVSDIIMIDEAKDIGGGLIGPNKSLNYMMGLMMGLFVPLLVIFIIFLLDNTIHGSDEVERISNVPIIGLIGKYPYKNNLVVYEKSRSAVSESFRAIRSSLEFIFKNKVKDDIGRTLMITSSVSGEGKTFCSINMATVYALSGKKTILLGLDLRKPKIFDDFGITNEVGVVNYLIGDNTLEEVVHKSHIDNLHIVPSGPVPPNPSELLMGKKIKDLIETLRTQYDMVVLDTPPLGLVTDALQLAPLVDATLFMIRLDYTKKGMISLINQKYKSKEIKDVNFILNFYKHKTNHNYGYGYGYGYGYGYGYGVYGYSYHQDSRRKGLLNRIKYFYKRYLS, encoded by the coding sequence TTGGAACAACAGGAATTTGACCATAAGGAGCCAGTAGGAGGAATTTTCTTCGATTTTAGAGGGTTTATTTTTAAAATTCTCCATAATTGGAAGTTGGTCTTGTTGTGTGTGGGTGCGGCCATGATGATAGCCTATTTCATTAATGTTCGTAAACAGAATGTCTATAAATTAAGTGCCCTGATGGCGGTGGAATCAGATCAGAATCCTTTTTTTACAGCTAATACCAGTATCTCTTTCAACTGGGGTGGCACCTCTGCCAAAGTGGGAAAATTAATCACTTCACTTAAAACCAGATCCCACAATGAATTGGTAGTTGATTCCCTCCAATACTATATGGATTACCTCACCCAAGGTAAATACCGTTTAGTGGATATTTATAAAGAAGCGCCTTTTGAGTTCAAAATAGATTTAACCAAACCTCAATTGTTGGGCAGACCAATAGAAATCCATTTTATAGATGCTAATACATTTGAGGTACGTACGGAATTTGAAGGTTCAGGCGGTCAAGGCCAACGTTATTTAGATAAAAGCAAAATTGCGGTTCAACTACCGGTGGGTCCCTTTTCAAAAACCTTTAAATTGGATAGTCCGATAGAATTACCCTTTTTAAATGGTATTATAACGCGTAGGCCAGGTAAGCAAATTTTACCTGGTAAATCCTTTTATCTCCGATTTTCCAATTTTGATGGAGTGGTGAATGGATATAAAACAGGAATGATAGTTAATCCTGTGTCCACTAGTGCTAATAGTATTTTGGAATTGTCTTTGGCAGGTACTAATAAAAATAAGATTGTTGACTATTTAAATGCTACCGCAGCTATTTTAGCACGTACTGAACTTGAACGTAAAAACTTGTATGCTACCAATACCATCCGTTTTATAGACAGTACCTTAAATTCGGTAAATACCGATTTAAAGGATGTCACAAACCAAATGAATCAATTTCGTAAGGAGAATAAGTTATTTAATGTAAGTAATGAAATGACGGAACTATCTTCCAAACTAAGAACCTTAGACTTACAAAAGGAAGAGGAGCAGCGTAAAATTACCTATTTAACTTCATTAGAAAATTACCTCAGGACCAAGACGGATTATACCAACATTGCCGCACCTACGTCTGTAGGGATTACTGAAAGCAATATTTTAAGCAGCGTTTCCAAAATTACACAAATGGCGATTGAACGCCAGAATTTGGAATATACCACTAGGGAAGGCTCTCCATTGTTTGAAGATTTAGATCGCCGTATTGATGCAGAGAAGAACGTATTGTTGGAAACCATTAGTTCCACAAAAAACACCATTAATTATAACCTAAACAGTATCAATAACTCCTTGGCCCAGATGGAGGCTGAATTGCGAAACCTTCCTGAGGACGAACAGGAATACCTAAAAATTCAACGTCAATTGGATATTAGCCAGGAGGTCTATAATACCTATATGGCCAAACGAGGTGAAGCAGCCATCGTAAAGGCAGCCAACGTTTCTGACATTATCATGATCGATGAAGCCAAGGATATAGGAGGTGGATTAATCGGACCCAACAAATCGCTTAATTATATGATGGGGCTTATGATGGGACTGTTTGTACCGCTATTGGTAATCTTTATCATTTTCCTATTGGATAATACCATACATGGTTCTGATGAGGTGGAGCGAATCTCTAATGTTCCTATCATTGGTTTAATTGGGAAATATCCCTATAAAAATAATTTGGTGGTCTACGAAAAATCGCGTTCCGCCGTTTCAGAATCCTTTAGGGCCATACGTTCTTCCTTGGAGTTTATTTTCAAAAATAAAGTCAAAGATGATATTGGCAGAACTTTGATGATTACCTCTTCGGTGAGCGGGGAAGGTAAAACCTTTTGTTCTATCAATATGGCCACGGTCTATGCCTTGTCCGGTAAAAAGACCATCCTATTGGGCTTAGACCTTCGTAAACCTAAAATTTTTGATGATTTTGGCATTACCAATGAAGTAGGTGTGGTAAATTATCTTATAGGGGATAATACACTAGAAGAAGTGGTTCATAAAAGCCATATAGACAATTTACATATTGTTCCTTCTGGCCCAGTGCCTCCAAACCCGTCCGAATTGTTGATGGGTAAAAAAATTAAGGATTTGATTGAAACCTTACGCACCCAATACGATATGGTGGTATTAGATACCCCACCTCTTGGTTTGGTGACTGATGCTTTACAATTAGCCCCATTGGTTGATGCCACCTTGTTTATGATTCGTCTTGATTACACCAAAAAAGGAATGATCAGTTTAATCAACCAAAAGTATAAATCCAAGGAAATCAAAGACGTTAATTTCATTCTTAACTTCTATAAACATAAAACCAATCATAATTATGGTTATGGCTACGGTTATGGTTACGGTTATGGCTATGGCTATGGTGTTTACGGTTATAGCTACCATCAAGACTCCCGCCGCAAAGGGCTTCTCAATCGTATAAAATATTTTTATAAACGCTATTTGTCCTAG
- a CDS encoding nucleotide sugar dehydrogenase: MTLIKNPKIAVIGLGYVGLPLAVEFAKKYPVVGFDINDKRISELKEGKDRTLEVSDEELNAVLNGSNEHELEVSSDAKSLKSCNVYIVTVPTPTDKLNKPIFTPLVKASETVGSVLSKGDVVIYESTVYPGVTEDICVPILEAKSGLKFNTDFYAGYSPERINPGDKVHTVTKILKVTSGSTPEIAIEIDALYRSIIEAGTHLAPSIKVAEAAKVIENSQRDINIAFVNELSKIFRLLDIDTKAVLEAAGTKWNFINFSPGLVGGHCIGVDPYYLAQKAIETGYNPEIILAGRKMNDSMGSYVAQETVKMMIQNGARIKDARVLVMGITFKENCPDIRNSRVIDIISELKGFSCSVDVYDPWASTEEVEEEYGLPLISDQLELHTDYDAIVLAVAHNEFLNIDISKLKSDISVVFDVKGFYPKEMVDARL, from the coding sequence ATGACCCTCATAAAAAATCCAAAAATTGCTGTGATTGGCTTAGGCTATGTCGGACTTCCGTTAGCAGTAGAATTTGCCAAAAAATATCCAGTAGTTGGATTTGATATCAACGATAAACGCATTTCTGAATTAAAAGAAGGTAAAGACCGAACCCTTGAAGTTTCCGATGAGGAACTAAATGCTGTATTGAACGGTTCTAACGAACATGAGTTAGAGGTTTCTAGTGATGCTAAGTCTCTTAAATCCTGTAATGTCTATATTGTAACGGTTCCTACCCCAACAGATAAATTGAACAAGCCTATTTTTACGCCATTGGTAAAAGCCAGTGAAACAGTTGGTTCTGTTCTTTCTAAAGGTGATGTGGTCATTTATGAATCTACTGTTTATCCGGGAGTCACCGAAGATATATGTGTGCCTATTTTGGAAGCCAAATCCGGACTGAAGTTTAATACAGATTTTTATGCAGGTTATTCTCCGGAACGTATCAATCCCGGAGATAAAGTACATACAGTTACAAAAATTTTAAAAGTAACCTCTGGTTCAACCCCAGAGATTGCTATTGAAATTGATGCTTTATATCGTTCCATTATTGAAGCAGGGACACATTTAGCACCTTCTATAAAGGTGGCTGAAGCAGCTAAAGTGATTGAAAATTCGCAACGGGATATCAATATTGCGTTTGTCAATGAACTTTCTAAAATATTCCGACTATTAGATATAGACACCAAAGCCGTATTGGAAGCAGCTGGTACAAAATGGAATTTTATCAATTTCTCACCTGGACTTGTTGGCGGACATTGTATTGGTGTAGATCCTTACTATTTAGCACAAAAAGCTATTGAAACTGGTTATAATCCTGAAATTATTTTGGCTGGTCGCAAAATGAACGATTCCATGGGGTCTTATGTGGCTCAAGAAACTGTTAAAATGATGATTCAGAATGGGGCACGTATTAAAGATGCCAGAGTGTTGGTAATGGGAATTACTTTTAAGGAAAACTGCCCTGATATACGTAATTCTAGAGTTATAGACATCATTTCTGAATTAAAGGGATTTAGTTGTAGTGTGGATGTTTATGATCCATGGGCTTCCACCGAAGAGGTTGAGGAAGAATACGGTTTACCCCTTATCTCAGATCAATTGGAACTTCATACTGATTATGATGCCATTGTGTTAGCCGTTGCACATAATGAGTTTTTGAATATTGATATATCCAAGTTAAAATCTGATATCTCAGTGGTTTTTGATGTTAAAGGGTTTTATCCTAAAGAAATGGTTGATGCGAGGTTGTAA
- a CDS encoding SDR family oxidoreductase has product MQIEKYNFLITGGAGFIGSNIVKSLIDHKAKKVRVLDNFSNGYKKNIEPFIGLTNFELIEGDIRDLETCKKAMEDMDYVSHQAALGSVPRSIEDPSTTNAVNSDGFLNMLIALKESKTVKRMVYAASSSTYGDSKELPKKEENIGKPLSPYAVTKLVNELYADVFGKTYGTDTIGLRYFNVFGPNQSPNGPYAAVIPLFMEALKTDNPPIINGDGEQTRDFTYVDNAVQANIKGLFASKEAANEVFNVACGERISVNQLWQYLKEAANSNLEPNYGPPRQGDVRDSLADISKAHRLMGYQPTVTVKEGLKQTWHWFKNQ; this is encoded by the coding sequence ATGCAAATAGAAAAATATAATTTCCTAATAACTGGAGGTGCAGGTTTTATAGGATCTAATATTGTAAAATCTTTAATAGACCATAAAGCCAAAAAAGTCCGAGTCCTCGACAACTTCTCCAACGGCTATAAAAAAAACATAGAACCATTTATAGGGTTAACAAACTTTGAACTTATTGAAGGAGATATCAGGGATTTAGAAACCTGCAAAAAAGCAATGGAAGACATGGATTACGTCTCCCACCAGGCAGCATTGGGGTCCGTCCCTCGCTCTATCGAAGATCCGTCCACGACCAACGCAGTTAATAGCGACGGCTTTTTAAATATGCTGATAGCCTTAAAAGAATCGAAAACCGTCAAACGCATGGTTTATGCTGCTTCTAGCTCTACTTACGGAGATAGCAAGGAACTTCCCAAAAAAGAAGAAAATATTGGTAAACCCTTGTCGCCTTATGCAGTCACCAAATTGGTCAATGAATTGTATGCTGATGTGTTTGGTAAAACCTATGGAACAGACACCATCGGACTTCGTTATTTCAACGTATTTGGACCTAACCAAAGTCCAAACGGACCCTATGCGGCCGTAATCCCATTGTTTATGGAAGCCTTAAAAACGGACAACCCACCAATCATAAATGGCGATGGTGAACAAACCCGTGATTTCACCTATGTAGACAATGCAGTTCAAGCCAATATAAAGGGGTTGTTTGCCTCTAAAGAAGCTGCCAATGAAGTATTTAATGTGGCTTGTGGAGAGCGTATTTCAGTCAATCAATTATGGCAATACCTTAAGGAGGCTGCAAATTCCAATTTAGAACCAAATTATGGGCCTCCAAGGCAAGGTGATGTAAGGGATTCCTTAGCAGATATTTCAAAGGCGCATCGATTAATGGGGTATCAGCCTACCGTTACCGTTAAAGAGGGGCTGAAGCAAACATGGCACTGGTTTAAAAACCAATAA
- a CDS encoding FkbM family methyltransferase, with amino-acid sequence MKKRWKELLAKFGLLNQSKIFYNKIRNIPFTNRKEWKLHYKELRLKFDTSDSYSHTWFYPRYGYGKIHEPVTTDLFSKYSKKDSIVIDVGAHLGYFSCIASKLAPKGKVYAFEVDPLAYRLTQNNVALNKLYNVEVYNTAISNTNEGVSINALITPNPGIVINKITQEKVVKIPSTTLDQFCTENHISPELIKIDVEGAEFLVLEGMKNLLSREKMVIILEIHPSHLKRHFNTDPSKVIDRLNEAGFKCGLVDHRNKDANFIEVTPKDILKHNTLLLCIKQ; translated from the coding sequence TTGAAAAAACGGTGGAAGGAACTTCTTGCGAAATTTGGTTTACTAAATCAATCAAAAATTTTTTATAATAAGATCAGAAATATCCCTTTTACAAATCGAAAGGAATGGAAGCTTCATTATAAAGAACTTCGTTTAAAATTTGATACTTCTGACTCCTATTCCCACACCTGGTTTTATCCGAGATATGGTTATGGTAAAATACACGAACCCGTAACTACAGACTTATTTTCGAAATACTCAAAAAAGGACAGTATTGTTATTGATGTGGGAGCCCATCTTGGCTATTTCAGTTGTATTGCGTCCAAATTGGCACCTAAAGGTAAAGTGTATGCCTTTGAAGTTGACCCACTAGCCTACAGACTTACTCAAAACAATGTAGCTTTAAATAAACTCTATAATGTGGAAGTTTATAACACAGCCATTTCTAATACTAACGAAGGTGTGAGCATTAATGCATTAATAACTCCTAATCCAGGAATTGTGATTAATAAAATAACCCAAGAGAAGGTGGTTAAAATTCCAAGTACCACTTTAGATCAATTCTGTACTGAAAACCATATAAGTCCTGAATTAATTAAAATAGATGTGGAAGGGGCAGAATTTCTTGTTTTAGAGGGAATGAAAAACTTGTTGTCAAGGGAAAAAATGGTCATTATTTTGGAAATCCATCCATCCCATTTAAAGCGGCATTTTAATACAGATCCTTCAAAGGTAATTGATAGGTTAAATGAGGCAGGTTTTAAATGTGGTCTTGTGGATCATCGAAATAAAGACGCAAATTTTATTGAGGTTACCCCAAAAGACATTTTAAAACATAATACTTTACTTCTCTGCATTAAGCAATAA
- a CDS encoding ABC transporter permease: protein MPQSQMENQIEDPWLYTISSKHKLLSINFKEIWRYRDLLFLFVKRDVTTVYKQTVLGPLWYLIQPLLTSVIFTLVFNNLGSIKTGGVPPFLFNLAGITAWNYFSACFTGASGTFRANAAIFGKVYFPRVIMPMSITISNLLKFGIQMAIFSGFYIYYALVKEAPISININIVLFPVYILIMALMGLGLGMLISTLTTKYRDLNVLLGFGISLLMYMSAVPYPVSEARAKFPELVARLVEFNPLTQIIEGFRFMLLNSGTFSWNGFIYTFLLSLILFFAGLMVFNQTERKFIDTV, encoded by the coding sequence ATGCCTCAATCCCAAATGGAAAACCAAATAGAGGATCCTTGGTTATACACTATTTCTTCTAAGCATAAACTTTTAAGTATAAACTTTAAGGAGATATGGCGCTATAGAGACTTGCTTTTTTTATTTGTTAAACGAGATGTCACAACCGTCTATAAACAGACCGTTTTAGGACCACTATGGTATTTAATTCAACCATTGTTGACCTCTGTTATATTTACATTAGTTTTCAATAATTTAGGTAGTATTAAAACGGGAGGGGTGCCTCCATTTTTATTCAACTTGGCTGGGATTACTGCATGGAATTATTTTAGTGCCTGTTTTACTGGTGCCTCAGGAACTTTTAGAGCCAATGCCGCCATATTTGGTAAGGTATATTTTCCAAGGGTTATTATGCCCATGTCTATTACTATTTCCAATTTATTAAAGTTTGGAATCCAAATGGCTATTTTTAGTGGGTTTTATATATATTATGCCTTAGTAAAAGAAGCCCCAATATCAATTAATATAAACATAGTTTTATTTCCTGTATACATTTTAATAATGGCTCTAATGGGCTTAGGTCTGGGCATGCTAATTTCCACCTTAACAACCAAATACCGAGACCTTAATGTGCTTTTGGGTTTTGGAATTTCTTTGCTTATGTACATGTCCGCGGTACCGTACCCTGTTTCGGAAGCGAGGGCTAAATTTCCGGAATTAGTGGCTAGATTGGTAGAATTCAATCCACTGACCCAAATTATTGAAGGGTTTCGGTTTATGCTGTTAAATTCTGGTACATTTTCATGGAACGGATTTATTTATACATTTTTACTGAGTTTGATTCTATTTTTTGCGGGACTTATGGTGTTTAACCAAACTGAGCGAAAATTTATTGATACTGTATAA
- a CDS encoding ABC transporter ATP-binding protein has protein sequence MGRVILKAEYISKQYRLGLVGTGTLSHDLNRWWHRIRGKEDPYLKIGAANDRSKKQATDYVWALKDINFEVEQGEVLGIIGKNGAGKSTLLKILSRVTSPTTGEIKSRGRIASLLEVGTGFHPELTGRENIYLNGAILGMTKQEIRSKEEEIVDFSGCEGYIDTPVKRYSSGMRVRLAFAVAAFLEPDILVVDEVLAVGDAEFQKKAVGKMQDISQGEGRTVLFVSHNMAAVKSLCTRALVLENGKVVFNGQTESAVGLYLKCDIDSSVSLADRLDRKGDGRIKFSRIEIFNLNEELVDSVISGEFLKLRLFFEQFEDINGKLIFGFEIKDQNEELKGMFVSDEKNLNINSYIDQGYIDIVFDRFMLRGGSYFFKFLISEKDTRKENQLDNLDRAYTLNVLPGDIYNIGRTNRSYNAYFIDCKLE, from the coding sequence ATGGGAAGGGTTATTCTTAAGGCAGAATATATAAGTAAACAATACCGTCTTGGGTTGGTGGGTACAGGTACATTGTCCCACGATCTAAACCGTTGGTGGCATAGAATAAGAGGGAAAGAGGATCCCTATTTAAAAATAGGGGCTGCAAACGATAGAAGTAAAAAACAAGCAACAGATTATGTCTGGGCTTTAAAGGATATCAATTTTGAAGTAGAGCAAGGAGAGGTGCTCGGTATTATTGGTAAAAATGGAGCTGGTAAATCTACTCTTCTAAAGATATTATCACGAGTAACCTCACCAACCACTGGTGAAATTAAATCCCGTGGCCGGATAGCTTCGTTATTGGAAGTCGGTACGGGCTTTCATCCCGAATTAACAGGTAGGGAAAACATTTATTTAAATGGTGCCATTTTGGGTATGACCAAACAAGAAATCCGTTCTAAGGAAGAAGAAATTGTAGATTTTAGCGGTTGCGAAGGCTATATTGACACGCCGGTAAAACGCTATTCTTCTGGCATGAGGGTTAGACTAGCCTTTGCGGTAGCTGCATTTTTAGAACCTGATATTTTGGTTGTGGATGAAGTCTTGGCTGTCGGCGATGCGGAGTTCCAAAAAAAAGCAGTTGGAAAAATGCAGGATATTAGCCAAGGGGAAGGACGCACGGTTTTATTTGTAAGCCATAACATGGCTGCGGTAAAAAGTTTATGTACTAGAGCTTTGGTGTTGGAAAACGGAAAAGTTGTTTTTAATGGACAAACCGAGTCAGCGGTTGGTTTATATTTAAAATGCGATATTGATTCATCTGTTTCTTTGGCTGACAGATTAGATAGAAAGGGTGACGGCCGAATAAAATTTTCGAGAATAGAAATTTTTAACTTAAATGAAGAATTGGTTGATTCTGTAATTTCTGGGGAGTTCTTAAAACTTAGATTGTTTTTCGAGCAATTTGAAGATATAAATGGTAAGTTAATTTTTGGCTTTGAAATTAAAGATCAAAATGAGGAGTTGAAAGGAATGTTTGTATCTGATGAGAAGAATCTAAATATCAATAGTTATATCGATCAAGGTTATATTGATATTGTATTTGATAGATTCATGTTAAGGGGTGGTAGTTATTTTTTTAAGTTTTTAATTTCTGAAAAAGATACAAGAAAAGAAAATCAATTAGACAATTTGGATAGAGCCTATACCCTAAATGTGTTGCCGGGAGATATTTATAATATTGGTAGAACAAATAGATCCTACAATGCTTATTTTATTGATTGCAAATTAGAATAA